Proteins found in one Candidatus Hydrogenedentota bacterium genomic segment:
- a CDS encoding DUF3368 domain-containing protein, protein MASTVIVNASPLIFLSRGHHLDLLQHFADRVVVPQPVANEVFRKGPVDTSAAALANTPWLEIITPPPIPAAILEWGLGSGESSVLSVAYLHDEAEVIIDDLAARRCADALSIPVRGTLGIVLAARQRGIVPSARAVMEDLIQGGMYLSRDVLNAALSRVGE, encoded by the coding sequence GTGGCTAGCACGGTGATCGTGAATGCCTCCCCGCTCATCTTCCTGAGCCGGGGGCATCACTTGGATCTGCTTCAGCATTTTGCGGATCGTGTCGTCGTACCTCAGCCGGTAGCGAACGAGGTATTTCGCAAGGGGCCAGTTGACACCTCCGCAGCCGCACTTGCCAATACTCCCTGGCTCGAAATCATCACACCGCCACCCATTCCAGCCGCAATTCTCGAATGGGGATTGGGGTCTGGGGAATCTTCCGTTCTCTCGGTCGCCTATCTTCATGATGAAGCAGAAGTCATCATCGATGATCTGGCGGCAAGGCGTTGTGCGGATGCACTGAGCATTCCCGTGCGTGGCACTCTAGGGATTGTGCTTGCAGCCCGCCAGCGGGGTATCGTCCCATCCGCACGAGCAGTAATGGAGGACCTCATCCAAGGCGGAATGTACCTCTCGCGAGACGTGCTCAACGCAGCGTTAAGTCGCGTAGGAGAGTAA
- a CDS encoding UPF0175 family protein, which translates to MTTLTVELPDGVLSALRLSPSEFSGELRLAAAMTWYEAGKVSQEVAAEIAGLCRTDFLLALARMGQNSFRVDLNDLDRELARG; encoded by the coding sequence ATGACAACACTTACAGTGGAGCTTCCCGATGGCGTCCTCTCCGCATTGCGGCTTTCTCCTTCGGAGTTTTCGGGTGAGTTGCGCCTCGCCGCAGCTATGACCTGGTACGAAGCTGGCAAAGTATCTCAAGAGGTCGCCGCCGAGATTGCGGGACTTTGCAGGACTGATTTCCTGTTGGCTTTGGCCCGCATGGGACAGAATTCCTTTCGAGTAGACTTGAACGATCTGGACCGAGAACTGGCACGTGGCTAG
- a CDS encoding beta-galactosidase: MSCRIIALFLSLLVLCPSPAESPATLLFHASSAEPALATLANRALTHSLQRGGVGTLDIAPDRDAYSKVTWDFRFAGPLFPESEKVFVEIEFFDDNAGVIQPTLLTDDAFKGTYGLPLRAVSFTRLNQQRVRTALFEFANPKLPAGTVHPQLKIAGLQGLIAIRAFATVDEARWTALAAEVPLLVEPMLTLQRPMQLNCTVGIPDTGDPPSLETALNNIREYAPLARLMGFTSAECFVRWNLIEPAPGKFEFTHYDTIVDALTARGLKWFPNLVVTSAFALPVWYLESAENVGFKCLEHGDENAVPSIWNGGNLRHVERVLKAFGDHYEPMGVLEAVRLGPSGNFGEAQYPAGAGGALGARGQKMHAHIGWWAGDDLARADFQAWLRERYPTLEALNAAWDEDFASFDAIAPQLPETYRTPRGRLDMTAWYTDSMTEWCDHWAHATRAALPKTLIYESSGGWGFREAGTDFTGQAESMKTIGNGGIRLTNETDSFEQNFYATRLAATAARLYGIDLGYEPAGYHSARGVAGRFFSTLTTNGDNIYTRHNVLFEPPYAVAQWQRDFHLLDERADPIIDVAVYYPETMNQLDDGTFRHLYAWGFNTRAAEVRRRIDNDFLDERLIRQGYLDRYKVLVFCWGNVIEPDVQQKIDEWIRKGGVAIYPTYPRVPQETTEGDQTVFRAWESGDTGQGTFHRFQGDMEPIALYGDYIEGILRGLDNLHPLTKQALTVERPERVFVSALETGKLVFLNYREDAAHVKLEGRLDEEMAPYSIRVLAGK, encoded by the coding sequence ATGTCTTGTCGCATCATTGCCTTGTTCCTTTCACTCCTCGTCTTATGCCCATCTCCCGCCGAATCTCCAGCCACGCTTCTGTTCCACGCTTCGTCCGCCGAACCTGCGCTTGCGACACTGGCGAATCGCGCGTTGACCCATAGCCTGCAGCGCGGGGGCGTGGGGACGCTGGATATTGCTCCGGACCGCGACGCGTACAGCAAGGTGACCTGGGACTTTCGGTTTGCCGGACCACTTTTTCCCGAGTCGGAAAAGGTATTTGTGGAAATCGAGTTCTTCGATGATAACGCCGGCGTAATCCAGCCGACGTTGCTGACGGACGATGCCTTCAAGGGGACCTACGGCTTGCCGCTTCGGGCGGTTTCGTTCACGCGATTGAACCAGCAGCGGGTGCGGACGGCGCTGTTTGAGTTCGCGAATCCGAAGCTGCCGGCGGGGACTGTCCACCCACAATTGAAGATCGCGGGCCTGCAGGGGCTGATTGCGATACGGGCATTTGCGACGGTGGACGAGGCGCGGTGGACGGCACTGGCGGCGGAGGTGCCGCTGCTGGTGGAGCCGATGCTGACCCTTCAGCGGCCGATGCAGCTTAACTGCACCGTTGGCATTCCCGACACGGGCGATCCGCCTTCGCTGGAGACGGCGCTGAACAATATCCGCGAGTATGCGCCCCTGGCGCGGCTCATGGGCTTTACCTCGGCGGAGTGCTTCGTGCGCTGGAACCTTATCGAGCCCGCGCCGGGTAAATTCGAATTTACCCACTACGACACCATCGTAGACGCGCTTACGGCGCGGGGCCTTAAGTGGTTCCCCAATCTGGTGGTCACGTCCGCCTTTGCTTTGCCCGTGTGGTATCTGGAGTCGGCGGAAAATGTGGGCTTCAAGTGCCTGGAGCATGGCGACGAGAACGCCGTGCCCTCGATTTGGAATGGGGGCAATCTGCGTCATGTGGAGCGGGTGCTGAAGGCCTTTGGCGATCACTATGAGCCCATGGGCGTGTTGGAAGCGGTGCGCCTCGGGCCGAGCGGCAATTTTGGCGAGGCCCAGTATCCGGCGGGTGCGGGCGGCGCGCTGGGGGCGCGGGGACAAAAGATGCATGCCCACATCGGCTGGTGGGCCGGGGATGACCTGGCGAGGGCCGATTTTCAAGCGTGGCTGCGGGAACGCTACCCCACGCTCGAAGCGCTGAACGCGGCGTGGGACGAGGACTTCGCAAGCTTTGACGCCATCGCGCCGCAACTGCCCGAGACCTATCGCACGCCTCGCGGCCGCCTGGACATGACGGCGTGGTACACGGATTCGATGACGGAATGGTGCGACCATTGGGCCCATGCGACGCGGGCCGCCTTACCGAAGACGCTCATCTACGAGTCTTCGGGCGGCTGGGGATTCCGCGAAGCGGGTACGGATTTCACGGGGCAGGCGGAGTCCATGAAGACCATTGGCAACGGCGGCATCCGACTGACCAATGAAACCGACAGCTTCGAGCAGAATTTCTACGCCACGCGCCTGGCCGCGACGGCCGCCCGGCTCTACGGCATCGACCTGGGCTATGAGCCCGCGGGCTACCACAGCGCGCGGGGCGTGGCCGGGCGCTTCTTCAGCACCCTCACCACGAACGGCGACAACATCTACACGCGCCACAATGTGCTTTTCGAGCCGCCCTACGCGGTGGCGCAGTGGCAGCGCGACTTCCACCTCCTCGATGAACGCGCCGATCCCATCATCGACGTGGCGGTCTACTACCCCGAGACCATGAACCAGCTCGACGACGGCACCTTCCGCCACCTCTATGCCTGGGGCTTCAACACCCGCGCGGCCGAAGTCCGTCGCCGCATCGACAACGACTTCCTCGACGAACGCCTGATCCGCCAGGGCTACCTCGACCGCTACAAGGTCCTTGTCTTCTGCTGGGGCAACGTCATCGAGCCCGACGTGCAGCAAAAAATCGACGAATGGATCCGCAAAGGAGGCGTCGCCATCTACCCCACCTATCCCCGCGTGCCCCAGGAAACCACCGAGGGTGATCAGACCGTTTTTCGCGCGTGGGAGAGCGGCGACACCGGCCAGGGCACCTTCCACCGCTTCCAGGGCGACATGGAACCCATCGCGCTCTATGGCGATTACATCGAAGGCATATTGCGCGGTCTCGACAACCTCCACCCACTGACGAAGCAGGCCTTGACGGTGGAGCGACCGGAACGGGTCTTCGTCAGCGCGCTGGAGACGGGAAAACTCGTGTTCCTGAACTACCGGGAGGACGCGGCGCACGTGAAGCTGGAGGGACGGTTGGATGAGGAAATGGCGCCGTACAGCATTCGGGTGCTGGCGGGGAAGTAG
- a CDS encoding type II toxin-antitoxin system ParD family antitoxin, whose protein sequence is MATETLHLTDEQAEVIRQMVANGSYGDASHVVDEALRLLVARQDDEEAELDVLRAELQRGFDDIEAGRYIELNSREDIDALGQRVIRRGLERLAALKNVAFIQ, encoded by the coding sequence ATGGCAACCGAAACCCTACATCTCACCGACGAACAAGCCGAAGTCATCCGCCAGATGGTGGCGAACGGCAGTTACGGCGATGCAAGTCACGTCGTGGACGAAGCTTTGCGCCTTCTTGTGGCCAGGCAGGACGACGAAGAGGCGGAACTGGACGTGTTGCGGGCCGAGTTGCAGCGGGGCTTCGATGATATTGAGGCCGGGCGGTATATCGAATTAAATAGCCGAGAAGATATTGATGCGCTTGGCCAACGGGTGATACGTCGCGGCTTGGAGAGGCTGGCTGCTTTGAAAAATGTCGCGTTCATTCAATGA
- a CDS encoding DUF2442 domain-containing protein, with product MRQVAALDVLDDYKLALTFDTGEQGVVDLAHLAGKGVFAAWNDMDVFRSVQIGPYGELAWGEEIDLCPDALYLEATGKQPEDLFPALDRTGAHA from the coding sequence ATGAGACAGGTAGCTGCGCTCGACGTGCTTGATGACTACAAGCTCGCGTTGACCTTCGATACCGGTGAGCAAGGTGTCGTCGATCTCGCCCATCTTGCGGGAAAAGGTGTCTTCGCAGCGTGGAACGACATGGATGTGTTTCGTTCGGTACAGATCGGCCCCTATGGGGAGCTTGCCTGGGGCGAGGAGATCGACCTCTGCCCAGATGCCCTCTATTTGGAAGCGACCGGGAAGCAGCCGGAAGATCTGTTTCCCGCGCTCGACCGGACGGGCGCGCATGCCTGA